Within the Zea mays cultivar B73 chromosome 10, Zm-B73-REFERENCE-NAM-5.0, whole genome shotgun sequence genome, the region gcgaagcgaagacgaacaggcacaagcaaacaaacatatatatgcataagaacattacaccattcaaagaaAAACATAATAAACATGCAAAATGAAACAGagcgcgttactacggtcacgcgaggaaaaagaaacgtcgaactcgaagctacggtcgagaagatatcgtgtttacgctaaacaagtattaactataacatttTGTTCGACATGATTATATTAATCTACCCTTATTAAATGTAGATTAAAACTACTACCTAGTTTCGACTGAAATACTATTTTAATAGTGAATGATTACCCAAACAGCTAATTAACTGACCTGAGATAAGCGAACCGCTTAATCTCGCACACGGACAACGCGCGATAGCGCACGAGGGCGACAGCTACAACGGCGCACGACAGCTCGCTCGACCGAGCGAGGGCACCTGGCAAGCACAGCACGATGACATAGCGAGCGCAGGGCGGGCAGCGGCGCGAATGCGcgcacgcgggggggggggggggggtgtagaCGAACGAGTTCTAGGGGTAGATGGAGGGGTAGACAAACGTCGTCAGAGTCCCAACGACGACGTGCCGCGCATATGCGAAAGCGAGTGCGCGCTAGCTGCGAGGATGTGTTTTGGGGATGTTGCGCACACGGTTCGGCAAATCGCGCCGCGCGGGGGGCCGTGCATAGGGGTAGACGCCTGCTGCCCATCTCGACGAGCGAGGATACGGGTATGGCTCGACGACGAACGACGCACATAGGGGCTGGGTCGAGGGCGCGCATGCAGAGACATGACACAACGACGTGTGGGGGACACTTGGTCGTGCTGGCTGCGAGGAAGAAAGGGATGGGTAGATGGGATCTCACCTTGCAACGACGGCGGACGACGAGGCGTGTCGGGCGTGCAGACGACGAGCCCGCGTGCGGCTGTTGGACGCGTGCACGGCGAGGCATCCGCGCCGCGCTGGCCGCACACCGCGTGTCGCGCCATGGCTGCTGCGTGCAGGGGCCGCACGATGGGCTAGGGCGCGAGGCTAGCAGGGGCCGCGTCGGCTCGCCGTGGCATGAGTCGCGCCTGCACTTGGGACCGCGTAGCCGAGCTTGTGCCTGAGCGCTGGGGGCCGCGGCCAGGGGCTGCCGCGCCCTGGGACGCCGAGCTCGGTCGCGTCGCCGGGGGCGCGCCTCCGCGCTTGAGGGCGCCTAGGTGCGCTGCTGGCCGCGCTCGCCGACCGCCGCACATGCTGGCCGCCACGCAGGCGGATGGACACGCAGGGGAGAAAACGAGGGGGCGAGGAGACCGCGACCAGGGGaggtagagggagagagagagaggaggagaggGCTCACCTGCGGGAACCATGGCCAGGGGCTGCCCACCGAAAGAATTGGAACCGCCATTGACGTGGGCAAGGAAAAGGGGATCACAGTGGAGATAGAGGGAGGAGTGGAGGAGATGACGCATGGGGCCCACCTGTAAGaatgagagagggaggggagatgAGAGCGCCGGTcgcccgttcttttttatttcttttctccCTTTTTTATTTCTCTTCTTTTAGTATATACAAGAATAGTAGAcatttatatatatgtatatatttgtCCATTTTAGATCAAGCCCAAAATAATTTAAATAAAATTAAATGCGATAACAAACAAAACTATGCTTCAGCATGAAATGCAATACACAATGCTTCTCTAGGGTTTAATTCAGTAGGCTTACACTAATATATAACAAAATAACACTCCATTAtttaaaaaagaaaagaaaagcaaggaaaagagggtaacacctgaatttggtggatattagaaaaggaaTTTTATatccaaaattcagggtgttacagtggcCATCGGAGTAGGACGCTCTCCGTTGCGCCACATCGGAGGAGATCGTTGTCTTCAGATGCCACCACGGACGGTTACCGCAGCCATCATCGCTCGCGCCTCGGAAGGTCGTTGCCACCGCTATAGATCGCGACTCGGGCGCTGCAAACGCATCTCCCATGGCCGCCACCGCCGTTGCCGAAGCCTATCGCGCCTCGTGTAACCGCTGTCGCCATCGAGCTTGGGATGCGCCGCTGCCGCTCATCCGCTTTGGGAGCGCCGTCACCGCTTCCCTGCCCGCCTCGGGAGCGTCACCGTCGCTTGCGGTCCTGAGGGAGCGCCGCTTGCCCGCCTGGCTCAGAAGCCCGCCTGCCTCAGGGCACCGCCGCTCGCCCTTGGGATCGTCGCTGCTCGAGGGGAACCACCACCGTTGCTAAAATCTAATCCTTGGCAGTCTGAAAGTGTTTTTATAGCCGCCCAAACCTAGTTCGGCTAAACCAGATGACACCGTTGGGTCAGAGCTTTCTATATATATTCCCGGGCCATTGATTTCTAGCGTTTGGCGTTCGTCGATACCCTTTGTTTAGGAACTTCGCCAGGTTGTGTTGCGTTGACATATATCAACACCGTCGTTTTTCCATCAGCTTTTGAGCTTGTTTGAGCTAAGCGGAGTTCTTCTCTCTTTGTAGATCACCACCCCCCTACAAACATCCGCGTCGGTGAGCCTTCCGTTGATGTGAACCTCCTCGTTGAGTTTCTGGATGAATCAGACAAGCACACACTCCCTGCACGCTGCACGAACAGAAAATTCCTGCCTCGCCACATCACAATTCACAAACAAAAAACCATGCCCCCCCTAGATCACAGTATCAGCAGAAAATCCGTCCAGAATCACAGTATCAACCAGTGCCTGCTACTGAATGCATGCCCAGAAAATCGTGCCGCCAAAACTGCAGGTTTCAACACCAGCCCATAAAGCACCAAGATCCTAGGCAGTGCAGTTgcatacttgcatatgcatcgagGGAGTCTCACTGGTGAACTGCCATGGCGTTCGTTCTAGCGGACCTCGGTTTCAAACTTGAGGCAGATGCCCATGCTGAAGAGCTCCTGGTACAGCAGCTTGGAGCCGTACGGCACGTCGACCCGGACGACGCGCTCCGCGGAGCGGCAGAACAAGCAGTAGGGCCCGCGCACCttcttgccgccgccgccctcggcGGCCCGCACGATGACGTTGGCCACCCGCTCGCAGGCCTGGCAGATGTGCATCCGCGAGAAGTCGCTGAGGGTGAAGAGCCGCTCGTGGAGGTTGGCGGCGGCGCCGTGCGCCAGCATGCAGTCGCGCTCCATCTCCCCGAACTTGACGCCGCCGAACCGCTTCTTGTCCTCCACCGGCTGCCGCGTGAGCGGGTGCACCGGACCCGTGTTCCGGAACTTCACCTTGTCCTCCGCCATGTGGACCAGCCGCTGGTAGAAGGTCGGCCCCATGAACACCAGCGACTTCATCCGCTCGCCGGTCTGCCCGTTCAGCACGCTCTCCTCACCCCACCTGCAAAACCCGGCCCTGCAAACCGAAGCGACAAGGTGTGGCATTGGCATGACACATGAGAAGAAGGCTGCAGCTATGGCATTTTCCTTGATAAAGTACTCCATAAGAATCCGTCATGTTTCATAAGGACTTACTTGTGCAGCTGTTCGGCGATCACCTCCACGGTCGGAGTGGTGAACGGCGTTGCGTACCTGACCTTCCCACCAAGGGCGATGCCCTTCCCCAGAGCAGCCTCAAGCAGCTGTCCAGGAGTTTGACGAGTTGGAAAACCATGTGGGTTTATGACCATGTCTGGAACAATCCCTTGGGAAGTGAATGGGAAATTCTCCTGAGAATCCAACAGGCCAACAACTCCTTTCTGTCCATGCATGCTGGCAAACTTGTCTCCGACGCATGGCGAGCGAGACTGAATTGAAACGGGGTATTAGACTAATCACTAGGAAGATTGACAATAAGTGGTGGGCATGCAGAATAATCTTGCAAAGGTTTATTACTCACCTGTCTTAGAGTAACAGTTGCAAAGTTAACCCCATCATCGTTCGCCGAAAGAACAACCTTGTCCACCATCCCTTTCTCAGTATGCATCAGTTTGGCGCTATGATCTTCACCAGACTCCGTGACCTTACCAATGACAATGTCACCACTCTGAAGACTTGCTCCGACGTATGGTAAGCCATCACTGTCCAGACTGTCGACCTTCCCCCTCTTGCTCTGCACTTTACCGAAATTGATGTTTTCCCTGTGCTTGAGACGccttgtgatctctttgttctcgaCCTGTGCTTTGTAGCTCTTGAAATGTAGCGTGCGAAACATGCCACGCTCTAAGGAGGCCCTATTCATCACCAGAGAGTCTTCTTGGTTGAATCCCTGATGAACGTTCACTGAGACTATCGCGTTTTGTCCGTTGAAATATTCTGGTGTGTTGAAGTCGTCTTTTCGTCCGGAGCTGCAGTCTGTCTTCGCCTCTCCAAGACCGTAGGACACCACAGTTCTAAACAAGGGTCTTTGTGGATAGAACATTTGATGTGAAAGGGTGTCCAGTCTGTACTGAGAATTTGTAGGGGAGTAGCCGATAGCCTGCTGTGATATTTTTTCAGCTTGCATCTGAACCCTCCTAGCGTTATCATGGTTGCCAAAGGGAATGAGACTGCAGCTCAGCCCTAGCAAGAAAGAAGGATCAAGTTCACAATGAGTATAGCCAGAAGAAGACCAGTCTTCTTTCTCCCTGCTGGAGAATAGATGTCTAATTCCGTACGCACATTGGATatcctcctcttcttcaacacCAATCAGCTCAACTATGTTTTGATCTATAAGTTCCTGAAAAGAGTATAGTCCATCTTTTGGTCTTGTGATTCTTCTTAGATTTTCAACTACAAGAAGTGGTCTCATAATTCTGCCTGGATCAGAAAATACACGAACTTCTTTATGGTGCTTGTCCCTTTTGATTTCAACCTATTCAAGTTAAAAATAGGAAAAGTAACAATATTTGTTATGATCGGTATATCTTATGCGCACCATAAAACGGCCCACGCAGGTATTGGGCTCAAATTACATGCAATAGGCATAAACAGTATCTGTTTAGGAAATAGAAGTATTTATTAGGAAAAGATCAAAAGAGAATCCAAATCGACAAGGGCTCCTCCTCGtttaggaaatagaattatttgtTACAAAATAGAACTATTTGTTAGGGCTACCCTAGTTAGCTTGGAAAAATAAGTCCTCTAGAGACTATAAATAGAGACTACAAATATAGAGACCATGTAGCCAGATGAAGGCAAACAACACAATTATCTTCACCAGGATTCAAGAGCCACCCACGTGTTATGTTTCCTTGTTTTTTTTTGAAAACTTAGTGCAGGAGCTCTGCTATTTCATTTAAGGAGAGAAGGGAAACAAGAGTCTTAAAAAGTTGTTATTACATATAACGAAAAACACTCAAACACAATCCAAAAAAGAGAAGACATTACACTACACATGGATGCCCAACTGCAGCTCGTCTCAACGCCATTTCTTGTTTGGCCAGATGAAAGACCACTTGTGTCGATGCTTGCTTGCCCTCAAAAATACGCCGATTCCGCTCCTTCCAAATATTCCAGGTGAAGTACATAAGCAAACCCGAAACAGTGAGTTGGTCTTCTTTCGATTTGTTTTGGAGCACAACAGCCCACCACGAATCGAAGCTCTGAATATCTGAGCTGGGCGGCATGATCAGATTATTGGTCCACGATCTGACTAACTCCCACACTTCCAAAGCAAAAGGGCACTTGAGACAAAGGTGAATCGCAGTCTCCGGCTCTTGATCGCAAAGGACACACAGAGGATTGCATGGCCAATTTCTTTGACTTAGTTTATCTGCTGTGAGGATCTCTGCTTGAATGAGCAGCCACACAAAGAACTTATGTTTCCCTTCGGCGTGCGCCTTCCAGATAGATTTTTCTTTGAAAGCACTGTAAGAGCCCTTGAATTGTGCAAGATAAGCTGATTTGGAAGAGTACACTCCATTCTCGGTCCATATCCACCGAATGCAATCTTCCTGGTCATTGAGCTGCACCCCCTCAATATGGTTCCACAATTGTATGAATTCAGCCATCTGTTGAACATTTTCCATTCTCCAGAGACCTCTCGTCCAATTGAGGTTAACCAATTGTTCAGCCACCGATCTATTTTTGCGCCATGCCAGGGGGTACAAGCTAGGTGCAATGTCAATCGGAGCTTTGCCTGAGAGTTGTCATTGCGCTACTGATCTATACCCTAGCTACCACGACGCCTTCTCGAAATCAGAGGTTCCGACCCCAACACCCAATCTCACGTCCCTACGCACTTCACAACCACGACAAGGTCAAGGAACCTATCGAACTGGTATCAGCGATGTCAGGTTTCGATGTTGCGTATCGTTATATCAAGAAGAAAGAAAGGTCTAAAATAGACCAGATACAACCGTCTGGCCAAAGGCTtaggcacacacacacacaaacaagGTTGGACTTCAGAGAGCGGGCTAAGCCCAACAGCACCAACCAGCGACCTGACGACTCTAAGGCAAAagaccttcctcatcctcctgtGCCAACTGGAGCTGGAGGCCTTTAGCATCGGCCTTGTTTCAGCACCAGACTTCCTCTCCAGCAATGGAGAGAGCAGTAGAGACTAGAGAGATGAGGGGTTGCTCCATTGAAGACAATGATATTCCTGTGTTTCCACAAGATCCATGCCCCTAATATGATGAGAGAGTTTAACCCCTCCTTCAAAGCCTTATCTGCCTCCGAAACAACCTACAGCCACCATTCCATGAAGGACTCCATCCCGGGTTGAGGTGTAAGGACGAACATACCCAGCCTTTGCAAAAAAACAGAACTAAAATTGTCTAACAAACACACAACCAACGAGAAGCTGGTTAATAGTTTCCTCCGCGTATGAATGAAATTGTCTCCACTACCCAAAATGCTTTCATTCAAAAACGATCAATTCATGATAACTTCCTCTACGTCCAGAAAGTGATTAAAAAACTTCACAAGAGCAAACAAGCAGCCCTATTTGTCAAGCTAGACATATCAAAAGCTTTTGACTCTCTTAATTGGGCATATCTTCTAGACGTCTTAAGAGCCCTAGGCTTCACCCAAAAATGGAGAGATTGGATTGCTACCATCCTTGGCTCATCTTCATCCAAAATCATCATTAATGGTCAGCAAACCAAAGAAATCAAGCACATGAGAGGGGTGCGTCAGGGTGACCCACTATCGCCTTTTCTCTTCATCCTCGCAATGGATCCCCTAAAACGAATGATTGAAAGGGCAGCTCATGAGGGGCTACTGGGCCAGGTATTACCCAATGGGGCAAAGTTTCGCTGTTCTCGATATGCAGACGATGCAGGGGTGTTTGTTAGAGCATTCTAAAAAGAATTCTAGAAGCTTTCGAATGGTGTTCAGGTCTAAAGATCAATTTTGAGAAAACAGAGATTTTCCCAATACGTTACCCTGAATCTTTAAGGTCAAATTTAATGGAAGTTTTTCCAGGCAAGTACTCTAACTTCCCTGGCAAGTATCTCGGGCTACCGCTTCACTTCAGGAATATTAAAAGAATAGAGTTTCAACCTCTAAATGAGAAAATCAATAAAAGGCTTGCTGGGTGGAAAGGTAGGCTTCTTTCAAAGGCAGGAAGGGAAACCTTGGTTAAATCTGTGTTGACAGCGCAACTGATTTATCTTCTAACTGTTTTCCCAGCTCAGAAATGGTTACTTAAAAGGATTGACAAGATAAGAAGGAACTTCCTTTGGAAAGGAGAAAATTTGGATTCATGTAGTGGGGGTCATTGCCTGATAAATTGGGCTACAACTTGTTTGCCAAAGAATAAGGGAGGTCTTGGCATACTCGATCTAGAGCGCTTTGCAAGAGCGTTAAGGCTTAGATGGCTGTGGCTACGATGGACGAATAGAGACAAAGCATGGACTGAGTTGCAATTACCTTGTGATAAAGCAGATGTCGATCTATTTAATGCATCTACGATTGTAACAATTGGTGATGACAAAATGGCTAATTTCTGGAGATCAAGCTGGATTCAGGGTCAGACGCCAAAGAACATTGCGCCAACCTTATTCATGAAAGCAAAGAGGAAAAATATCTCAGTGTGCCAAGCCCTTACAAACAATCGCTGGATGCACTTTTGTTCTCCTTACACACATGAGGATGAGATAAAAGAATTCATTTCCCTCTAGCAAGGTATCAACAACACTCATGAACTCAATGATCTCGACGATACTATTTTATGGAGGTGGACGACGGATGGGAGTTATAGTTCAAGTAGTGCATACAAAATTCAGTTTACAACGAATTTTTGTAAAATCAAAATTTCTCCTATCTGGAAAGCGAGAATTGAGCCAAAATGTCGTTTTTTCGCGCGGACCATGTTGCATAACAGAGTTCTGACTGCGGACAGCCTACAAAAGCGGGGATGGCCTTGCAATCCAATTTGTTGTCTTTGCAACTTATCACAAGAAAGTATGCCTCATTTAGGCAAAGACTGCCCATTTTCTGTAGAGGTTTGGAACATGATCCTATCTTGGGCCAATCTATCCTTTCTAAGTGGCGTTTCTGACCTCGGCTCGTTGTATGATTGGTGGAAGAGATTAAGGAACCGTTGCTGCAAGGAGTCAAAGAAGATTTTCGATGGACTCCTCATCTCTTTTTGGTGGAATATATGGTTGGAAAGAAATAACAGAATCTTTCAGAGACTTCAAAGATCTGCTATCCAGGTTACGCAATTGGTGAAAGATCAAATTGGGAGCTGCAGTGTATGTTAGATTGAGTTAGTGTATGTTTttcttctttttgttttttttcttttgctCCGTCTTCTGAAGACTGTTATCTATTTCTCTTCTAATATATTGAAGAGGCAAGTCTTTTGCCGCTTCCTTTCAAAAAAAAGTTTCCTTTCCCTGGTCGCAAAGAACATAAAGAGTGGGATGGGGAAGGTTCCTTTTAGCCGGCCGGTCTGCTGTCCAACAACGGTTATGGGCAACAAGCCACATAAAGAAGGAACATGAGACAACTTCTTATGGTGATGCTATTCTTCATCCTGAATGGCAAGTTGCGATGTCTGAGGGGATTGGCGCTCTTGAGCATATTAGCACTTAGGAGATTGTTGCTCATCCCCTTCATGTTCAACATATCACCTGTAAGTGGGTCTATAAGGTTAAGACCCACTCTGATGGTTCTCTTAGCGTTACAAGGCTCGTCTAGTTATCCGTGGTTTCTAGCAGAAACATGAGCGTGATTATAATGAGACTTTTGCTTACATGACCATTGTTCGCACCCTCGTTGTTGTGGCCTTTGTTCGTGAGTGGTCCATATATCAGCTTACGCATCCCTACCCCCAATCTCACATCCTTCCGCATTTCACAACCACAACAAGGTCAAGGAACCTATCAGTATTACTACCAACTTGTTGCAACATATGTACTTTTAAGTATTCCATTGAGGCAGAAATAGTACATGTAACAAAACATCCATATTCCACCTAGTGGCAAAAATATATATTGGAtattcataaacatacaccaattCAGTTCAGAATTCCATGAGCATGAAATCAGATCCACCACGTAAAggtctttctttcttttttagaTTATGTAAAGGAAACTAGTTCTTGAACGAATTAAAGGAAAACTAGTAATGAGCAAGAGAAAATTAGAATGGTATCGACTAATCACAAGATAATTAAAGTGAGTACGATATTAAAGGTTAAGCAACCACTCCGCAATTGCAGAGAAGGCTTGCCTTAATTTATCCCTTCCCTAGTCCCAACTCATGCAGGAGTCTCGGCATAGGTCTGCCCTTGTTGATAATTGCTATGAAATTTTTTTAACCAGTAGATACAAGAGCACAACTATACTCAAGAAACAACTTTCAGTAATCAATAGCTTATTACGCAGTGAAATCTATCACGATACATGAAGGAAACAAGACTCATCACAGTTCAAGGTAAAATATATTGAAAAATAATTGAAACTATGAATAATGGTTTAGGAGAGTTTTCAAAGACCACGAACGGGAGTAAGACACTATCCTGATTCTGAAAACTGAGGTTCAAGACAATTAATCGTTAGTTTGACAGAGACAGAAACTGAGCAGACCTGAGGATCAATTAGCTTGCTACGCCTCAAGCTTCTTAAACGCAAAGTCAATTCGTGTGGGTCTGCACATACTCCTAGCAAGCTTCCATTCAAGAAAATCCTGTCCTTCCCAGAAATATCTTGTAGAGAAATATCATCCAGTTTCTTCATTCCACAAGAAACAAATGTATCAATCAACGGTTTCCTCACTACAGAACTAACCACAGCAGTAACAGCAAGGTTTTTCACAAATCCACATTTTTCAGCATCCGGGGTGGACAAAAAACACAATTTTCCCCAGTAGGATGGATTCCTGCAAAATGAAAGTCAGCTTGCACATGGATATTAGAAAAGGAAGAGAGTAGGCACGCATTTTTTTTTTGTGCGAATGAACAGGGAACTTACGGGTATCTTGCATCTCCAGCCGTTCCAGCATATGCAAACCACTGTCGCGTCTTCCTAACATCAGACATCATTTGAAGTGGATTTGTTCTCCGAAGGGTTGCTACAACCCCTG harbors:
- the LOC103641221 gene encoding DNA-directed RNA polymerases IV and V subunit 2, encoding MGKPQTDGDQSPVNSDTDVMDCLNFDGHGDVEDPHKEVAKGEQQPSGEVDEQQSVMDVDLTCITSVGDEGNEKQNAMDVDLKEILSEEDGGEGKASSDLPSQVPVDFNVASLEKFCKEAARSFFSETGLVSHQINSYDHFVSHGLQELFDSLGEITVEPDYDPSNKHGAWKHATVKFGRVKLDEPVFMLENSDLEEQDLKFKPRHARLQKMTYASRMNVEMTVQVYIFDTSDKAKTGKDTHVHKREIMTETKQINIGLLPVMVKSNLCWLHKSQKGDCPFDFGGYFLIKGTEKVFIAEEQRFLSRIWVTDHPSWDASYLSQIRREKINIKLVPSKSNESCKVINICFMGTIMPIWVAFFALGVSSDKEAFDMIDILDCDADIVNIISLTIKESHEEFEGFRTPGRARQYVDELIRKSKFPPKESFDEYVCRYMFPGVNGFRSKALFLGYMVKCLLMAYSGNRKCDNKDDLRNKRLDLSCQLLRRELWTHIKRAERRMVKLMQRDLSNDGNLQDLRRYVDASIITNGLNRAFSTGSWRHPYKKERCSGVVATLRRTNPLQMMSDVRKTRQWFAYAGTAGDARYPNPSYWGKLCFLSTPDAEKCGFVKNLAVTAVVSSVVRKPLIDTFVSCGMKKLDDISLQDISGKDRIFLNGSLLGVCADPHELTLRLRSLRRSKLIDPQVEIKRDKHHKEVRVFSDPGRIMRPLLVVENLRRITRPKDGLYSFQELIDQNIVELIGVEEEEDIQCAYGIRHLFSSREKEDWSSSGYTHCELDPSFLLGLSCSLIPFGNHDNARRVQMQAEKISQQAIGYSPTNSQYRLDTLSHQMFYPQRPLFRTVVSYGLGEAKTDCSSGRKDDFNTPEYFNGQNAIVSVNVHQGFNQEDSLVMNRASLERGMFRTLHFKSYKAQVENKEITRRLKHRENINFGKVQSKRGKVDSLDSDGLPYVGASLQSGDIVIGKVTESGEDHSAKLMHTEKGMVDKVVLSANDDGVNFATVTLRQSRSPCVGDKFASMHGQKGVVGLLDSQENFPFTSQGIVPDMVINPHGFPTRQTPGQLLEAALGKGIALGGKVRYATPFTTPTVEVIAEQLHKAGFCRWGEESVLNGQTGERMKSLVFMGPTFYQRLVHMAEDKVKFRNTGPVHPLTRQPVEDKKRFGGVKFGEMERDCMLAHGAAANLHERLFTLSDFSRMHICQACERVANVIVRAAEGGGGKKVRGPYCLFCRSAERVVRVDVPYGSKLLYQELFSMGICLKFETEVR